In one window of Fictibacillus phosphorivorans DNA:
- the liaF gene encoding cell wall-active antibiotics response protein LiaF produces MLNRKRSDFLSWGLLLAVVLVLLEATLNGGGILFSLLISAALMFFGKKRMPKRSGKIMFWLGVFIAVMNVLSMFTFKLLLVAFVIYVIYEFYQTKQNPVFVTPQFEADSTRSQDDIYRKETLLKNLLLGTQQTPEHVYEWNDINIQCGPGDTIIDLNQTILPHGESVILIRGTIGNITIYVPYEIEAAVSHSMIMGNSRIFDRSESKLFNQTLFYRTKGYGEADKKIKIVTSMFAGSLEVKRV; encoded by the coding sequence ATGCTGAATCGGAAAAGAAGTGATTTCTTAAGTTGGGGGCTTTTATTAGCGGTTGTTTTAGTGCTTTTAGAAGCAACTCTAAACGGTGGAGGAATTTTATTTTCTCTTTTAATTAGCGCTGCACTCATGTTCTTTGGAAAAAAACGAATGCCGAAGCGCTCCGGCAAGATCATGTTCTGGCTCGGTGTTTTTATCGCAGTCATGAACGTATTAAGTATGTTCACCTTTAAGCTCTTATTGGTCGCATTCGTCATCTATGTGATCTATGAATTTTATCAAACCAAACAAAACCCGGTTTTTGTTACACCTCAGTTTGAAGCGGATTCTACTAGGTCACAAGATGATATATACAGAAAAGAAACGTTGTTAAAAAATCTTCTGCTTGGCACACAACAAACACCAGAACATGTGTATGAATGGAACGATATTAACATCCAATGTGGTCCTGGTGATACGATCATCGACTTGAACCAGACCATCTTACCCCATGGGGAATCGGTAATTCTCATCCGCGGTACGATTGGGAATATTACGATTTATGTTCCTTATGAGATAGAAGCAGCAGTCAGCCACTCGATGATCATGGGTAATTCAAGGATTTTTGACCGAAGTGAATCTAAACTTTTTAACCAAACGCTCTTTTACAGAACAAAAGGGTATGGAGAAGCGGATAAAAAAATAAAAATTGTTACAAGTATGTTTGCCGGAAGTCTGGAGGTGAAACGGGTATGA